The Hydrogenophaga crocea genome contains a region encoding:
- a CDS encoding TrlF family AAA-like ATPase has product MVFAEGAQWVRADFHLHTRADREFKFTGDDNFYNSNYVDALEKADIRLGVITNHNKFDFEEFKALRKTAQKKGIALLPGVELSVNDGANGIHTLVVFSDEWIDEHNYINPFLTSAFEGKTPAQYEQENGRTSWSLLETIKKLEGYHRDFFLVFAHVEAPSGLWAELDGGRLTELGQNEFFRRRTLAFQKVRTHDGAGKDKPCRTKIQSWLQSWYPAELEGSDPKSVDEIGRGKASYLKLGELSFEAVKFALSDPAGRVAMEPPKHQASHIRSIRFDGGILDGQVLHFSSELNTLIGIRGSGKSSILEAVRYALDIPRGEKAQDTKYKDELIRHTLGSGGKVTLTACDVYGQEFTISRIFREAPNVYLGGKLQPGVSIRETVLRRPIYFGQKDLSSTGEGFETDLVEKLVGEKLRVLRDEIEVQRQRVRDAAQRWLKLSNTAELKRDFETQLNDANFRLTKFAEHGVADKLQKRLGFQQDATALARMMERADSFILALGSLIAEHEDELRNATSYVSKQNPDFFTAYYAEFSSLVAKVDQLKQIEREANVIAARLKTKQGEFEGASRSLQEEFAQVERQLAQELKQTGMTAIQPDDFLAQQQRKTKAEQMLEALAKQESQQTSIRDALFAEIDKLNELWLREFNTIKVELDRVNAGHTALQIEADFKGDKEAAISFMQQLFKGSNIRETTLRAVMEDYADFGGLLRALPGALAKAGSTPEVFEKTFMQNLTDFVTWQVPNRFVIRYRGKELKHHSLGQRASALLLYVLSQRQNDVIIIDQPEDDLDNQTIYDDVIKLLREMKPHAQFIFATHNANFPVLGDAEQVHACQYQDEKVATRSGSIDARPVQDAIINIMEGGQEAFNRRKEVYNLWKPQS; this is encoded by the coding sequence ATGGTCTTTGCAGAAGGGGCGCAGTGGGTCCGTGCTGACTTTCATCTGCATACCCGAGCGGACCGAGAATTCAAGTTCACGGGCGATGACAACTTCTACAACAGCAACTATGTGGATGCGTTGGAGAAAGCGGACATCCGATTGGGCGTCATTACCAACCACAACAAGTTCGACTTCGAAGAATTCAAAGCACTGCGCAAGACGGCCCAGAAGAAGGGTATTGCGCTGCTGCCAGGCGTTGAGTTGTCGGTCAATGACGGGGCTAATGGCATCCACACGCTTGTTGTGTTCTCCGACGAATGGATCGATGAACACAATTACATCAACCCCTTTCTGACCAGCGCATTCGAAGGTAAAACGCCCGCGCAGTACGAGCAGGAGAACGGGCGCACTTCATGGTCGCTTCTGGAGACCATCAAGAAGCTGGAAGGCTATCACCGGGACTTCTTCCTTGTCTTCGCCCATGTCGAAGCCCCGAGTGGCCTGTGGGCGGAGCTGGATGGCGGCCGGCTTACTGAGTTGGGGCAAAACGAGTTCTTCCGACGCAGAACGCTGGCTTTTCAGAAGGTACGCACGCACGACGGCGCAGGCAAAGACAAACCCTGCCGCACCAAGATTCAAAGCTGGCTACAGAGCTGGTACCCCGCCGAACTGGAAGGCAGCGACCCTAAGAGTGTCGATGAAATCGGTCGAGGCAAAGCCAGCTACCTGAAGCTGGGCGAACTGTCCTTCGAGGCGGTCAAGTTTGCCTTGAGCGATCCCGCTGGGCGGGTAGCCATGGAGCCGCCCAAACATCAAGCGTCGCACATCCGCAGCATCCGCTTCGACGGCGGCATCCTCGATGGGCAAGTGCTGCATTTCTCTTCCGAACTCAACACGTTGATCGGCATCCGGGGCAGCGGCAAATCGTCCATCCTGGAGGCAGTACGCTACGCCCTCGACATTCCACGCGGCGAGAAGGCGCAGGACACCAAGTACAAGGATGAGTTGATCCGCCATACCCTTGGCAGCGGCGGCAAGGTGACGCTGACAGCATGTGACGTGTACGGACAGGAGTTCACCATCTCCCGCATCTTCCGCGAAGCCCCGAATGTCTATTTGGGCGGCAAGTTGCAACCCGGCGTGTCGATCCGGGAAACCGTACTGCGCCGTCCGATCTACTTCGGCCAGAAGGACCTTTCCAGCACCGGCGAAGGCTTCGAGACCGATCTGGTGGAAAAGCTGGTTGGCGAGAAGCTGCGTGTGCTGCGTGACGAAATAGAGGTTCAACGCCAGCGCGTGCGTGACGCTGCTCAGCGCTGGCTCAAGCTCAGCAACACGGCCGAACTCAAGCGCGACTTCGAGACCCAACTAAATGATGCCAACTTCCGTCTGACCAAGTTCGCGGAGCACGGTGTCGCCGATAAGCTCCAAAAGCGACTTGGCTTCCAGCAGGACGCCACAGCGCTCGCGCGCATGATGGAGCGGGCAGACAGCTTCATCCTCGCTCTAGGAAGTCTGATTGCCGAGCATGAGGACGAGCTGCGGAACGCAACGAGCTACGTTTCCAAGCAGAACCCGGATTTCTTCACGGCCTACTACGCTGAGTTCTCCAGCCTCGTTGCCAAGGTCGATCAGCTCAAGCAGATCGAGCGAGAAGCGAACGTCATTGCAGCTCGCCTCAAGACCAAACAGGGCGAATTTGAAGGCGCAAGCAGGAGCCTTCAGGAGGAGTTCGCACAAGTCGAGCGCCAACTGGCTCAGGAGCTCAAGCAAACCGGCATGACTGCCATCCAGCCGGACGACTTCCTGGCCCAGCAGCAGCGCAAAACCAAGGCGGAGCAAATGCTGGAGGCGCTGGCCAAGCAGGAATCACAGCAGACCAGCATCCGCGACGCGCTGTTTGCCGAGATCGACAAACTCAATGAACTATGGCTGCGCGAGTTCAATACCATCAAGGTAGAGCTGGACCGCGTGAACGCTGGCCACACCGCCCTGCAGATCGAAGCGGACTTCAAGGGCGACAAGGAAGCCGCCATCAGCTTCATGCAGCAGCTCTTCAAGGGCAGCAACATTCGCGAAACCACGCTGCGCGCAGTGATGGAGGACTATGCCGATTTTGGCGGCCTCCTACGTGCCTTGCCGGGAGCCTTGGCGAAGGCCGGCAGCACCCCCGAGGTCTTCGAAAAGACCTTCATGCAGAACCTGACCGATTTCGTCACCTGGCAGGTGCCCAACCGCTTCGTCATCCGCTATCGCGGCAAAGAGTTGAAGCACCACTCTCTCGGGCAGCGCGCTTCGGCGCTGTTGCTGTACGTGCTCAGTCAACGCCAGAACGACGTGATCATCATCGACCAACCGGAAGACGATCTGGACAACCAGACCATTTACGACGATGTGATCAAGCTGCTACGGGAAATGAAGCCTCACGCCCAATTCATCTTCGCCACCCACAACGCCAACTTCCCGGTGCTGGGTGACGCGGAACAGGTGCACGCCTGCCAATACCAGGACGAGAAGGTCGCCACGCGAAGCGGCAGCATCGACGCCCGCCCGGTGCAGGACGCCATCATCAACATCATGGAAGGAGGCCAGGAAGCCTTCAACCGTCGCAAAGAGGTCTACAACCTATGGAAACCACAGAGCTGA
- a CDS encoding RNA-binding domain-containing protein, which yields METTELIDLLSRGEDSRQQFKTDINNADALAAEIVAFSNTAGGRIFIGVNDDGSVRGLSGADVARLNMLIANVASQVVRPAVNPLTENVPHPAGTVLVLSIAEGVNKPYMDKNGAIWVKNGSDKRRATSREELQRLFQQAGLVHADETPVAGLSAGDVDMPYFETFFEQQFGEPLAQHNQPLPQLLTNMNLMNQGQLNVAGGLLFAKSPHYALPAFVVKAVAFVGTQIEDERYIDSRDIVGKLADVFQQTLGFIVANTRAAQGEQGFNSQGQPEIPRIVWEELVANALIHRDYFVSAPIRVLVFADRVEIISPGHLPNNLTIENIKAGNSNMRNPILASFAAKLLPYRGLGSGLLRSLRAWPQIELIDDRSANLFKAIVARPSLLEPAGSS from the coding sequence ATGGAAACCACAGAGCTGATCGACCTGCTCAGCCGGGGCGAGGACAGTCGGCAGCAGTTCAAGACGGACATCAACAATGCCGACGCCTTGGCAGCAGAGATCGTTGCCTTCAGCAACACCGCTGGTGGTCGCATCTTCATTGGGGTGAACGACGACGGTTCGGTGCGCGGTCTATCCGGCGCCGACGTTGCTCGTCTCAACATGCTCATCGCCAACGTGGCCTCGCAGGTCGTGCGTCCCGCCGTGAACCCGCTCACGGAAAACGTGCCTCACCCGGCAGGCACGGTGCTGGTGCTCTCTATCGCTGAGGGCGTCAACAAGCCCTACATGGACAAGAACGGCGCGATTTGGGTGAAGAACGGCTCGGACAAGCGCCGCGCCACCTCGCGCGAGGAATTGCAGCGCCTGTTCCAGCAGGCGGGTTTGGTGCACGCCGACGAAACGCCCGTAGCGGGCTTGAGCGCGGGCGATGTGGACATGCCCTATTTCGAAACCTTCTTCGAGCAGCAATTCGGTGAGCCGCTCGCCCAGCATAACCAGCCGCTGCCGCAGTTGCTGACCAACATGAACCTGATGAACCAGGGGCAGCTCAACGTGGCGGGCGGTCTGCTGTTCGCCAAATCACCGCACTACGCGCTACCCGCCTTCGTCGTCAAGGCCGTCGCCTTTGTCGGCACCCAGATTGAGGACGAACGCTACATCGACAGCCGCGACATCGTCGGCAAGCTGGCCGACGTGTTCCAGCAGACGTTGGGCTTTATCGTCGCTAACACCCGCGCCGCGCAGGGCGAGCAGGGCTTCAACTCCCAGGGGCAGCCTGAGATTCCCCGCATCGTCTGGGAAGAACTGGTCGCCAACGCCCTCATTCACCGCGACTACTTCGTCAGCGCGCCGATCCGCGTACTGGTCTTCGCGGATCGTGTCGAGATCATCAGCCCTGGCCACCTGCCCAACAACCTGACTATCGAGAACATCAAGGCCGGCAACTCCAATATGCGCAACCCCATCCTGGCGTCCTTTGCCGCCAAGCTCCTGCCTTATCGCGGATTGGGTAGCGGCCTGCTGCGCTCACTGAGGGCATGGCCGCAGATCGAACTCATCGATGATCGGTCCGCCAATCTGTTCAAGGCTATCGTGGCGCGTCCCAGCTTGCTGGAGCCGGCCGGAAGTTCTTGA
- a CDS encoding mercury resistance transcriptional regulator MerR — translation MENNLENLTIGVFAKAAGVNVETIRFYQRKGLLLEPDKPYGSIRRYGEADVTRVRFVKSAQRLGFSLDEIAELLRLEDGTHCEEASSLAEHKLKDVREKMADLARMEAVLSELVCACHARRGNVSCPLIASLQGGASLAGSAMP, via the coding sequence ATGGAAAACAATTTGGAGAACCTGACCATTGGCGTTTTCGCCAAGGCGGCCGGGGTCAATGTGGAGACCATCCGTTTCTATCAGCGCAAGGGCTTGTTGCTGGAGCCTGACAAGCCCTATGGCAGCATCCGCCGCTATGGCGAGGCGGATGTAACGCGGGTGCGCTTCGTGAAATCAGCCCAGCGGCTGGGCTTCAGCCTGGATGAGATCGCCGAGCTGCTGCGGCTGGAGGATGGCACCCATTGCGAGGAAGCCAGCAGTCTGGCCGAGCACAAGCTCAAGGACGTGCGCGAGAAAATGGCTGACCTGGCGCGCATGGAGGCCGTGCTGTCTGAGTTGGTGTGCGCCTGCCATGCGCGAAGGGGGAACGTTTCCTGCCCGCTGATCGCGTCACTACAGGGTGGAGCAAGCTTGGCAGGTTCGGCTATGCCTTAG
- the merT gene encoding mercuric ion transporter MerT: protein MSEPKTGRGALFTGGLAAILASACCLGPLVLIALGFSGAWIGNLAVLEPYRPIFIGVALVALFFAWRRIYRQAAACKPGEVCAIPQVRATYKLIFWIVAALVLVALGFPYVMPFFY from the coding sequence ATGTCTGAACCAAAAACCGGGCGCGGCGCGCTCTTCACTGGAGGGCTTGCCGCCATCCTCGCCTCGGCTTGCTGCCTCGGGCCGTTGGTTCTGATCGCCTTGGGGTTCAGCGGCGCTTGGATCGGCAACTTGGCGGTGTTGGAACCCTATCGCCCCATCTTTATCGGCGTGGCGCTGGTGGCGTTGTTCTTCGCCTGGCGGCGCATCTACCGGCAGGCAGCGGCCTGCAAACCGGGTGAGGTCTGCGCGATTCCCCAAGTGCGAGCTACTTACAAGCTCATTTTCTGGATCGTGGCCGCGCTGGTTCTGGTCGCGCTCGGATTTCCCTACGTCATGCCATTTTTCTACTGA
- the merP gene encoding mercury resistance system periplasmic binding protein MerP: protein MKKLFASLALAAVVAPVWAATQTVTLSVPGMTCSACPITVKKAISKVEGVSKVDVTFETRQAVVTFDDAKTSVQKLTKATADAGYPSSVKQ from the coding sequence ATGAAGAAACTGTTTGCCTCCCTCGCCCTCGCCGCCGTTGTTGCCCCCGTCTGGGCCGCCACCCAGACCGTCACGCTGTCCGTACCGGGCATGACCTGCTCCGCCTGCCCGATCACTGTCAAGAAGGCGATTTCCAAGGTCGAAGGCGTCAGCAAAGTTGACGTGACTTTCGAGACACGCCAAGCGGTCGTCACCTTCGACGATGCCAAGACCAGCGTGCAGAAGCTGACCAAGGCAACCGCAGACGCGGGCTATCCGTCCAGCGTCAAGCAGTGA
- the merA gene encoding mercury(II) reductase, with protein sequence MTHLKITGMTCDSCAAHVKEALEKVPGVQSALVSYPKGTAQLAIVPGTSPDALTAAVAGLGYKATLADAPLADNRVGLLDKVRGWMAAAEKHSGNEPPVQVAVIGSGGAAMAAALKAVEQGAQVTLIERGTIGGTCVNVGCVPSKIMIRAAHIAHLRRESPFDGGIAATVPTIDRSKLLAQQQARVDELRHAKYEGILGGNPAITVVHGEARFKDDQSLTVRLNEGGERVVMFDRCLVATGASPAVPPIPGLKESPYWTSTEALASDTIPERLAVIGSSVVALELAQAFARLGSKVTVLARNTLFFREDPAIGEAVTAAFRAEGIEVLEHTQASQVAHMDGEFVLTTTHGELRADKLLVATGRTPNTRSLALDAAGVTVNAQGAIAIDQGMRTSNPNIYAAGDCTDQPQFVYVAAAAGTRAAINMTGGDAALDLTAMPAVVFTDPQVATVGYSEAEAHHDGIETDSRTLTLDNVPRALANFDTRGFIKLVIEEGSHRLIGVQAVAPEAGELIQTAALAIRNRMTVQELADQLFPYLTMVEGLKLAAQTFNKDVKQLSCCAG encoded by the coding sequence ATGACCCATCTAAAAATCACCGGCATGACTTGCGACTCGTGCGCGGCGCACGTCAAGGAAGCGCTGGAAAAAGTGCCAGGCGTGCAGTCGGCGCTGGTGTCCTATCCGAAGGGCACAGCGCAACTCGCCATCGTGCCGGGCACATCGCCGGACGCGCTGACTGCCGCCGTGGCCGGACTGGGCTACAAGGCAACGCTAGCCGATGCGCCACTGGCGGACAACCGCGTCGGACTGCTCGACAAGGTGCGGGGATGGATGGCCGCCGCCGAAAAGCACAGTGGCAACGAGCCCCCGGTGCAGGTAGCGGTCATTGGCAGCGGTGGAGCCGCGATGGCGGCGGCGCTGAAAGCCGTCGAGCAAGGCGCGCAGGTCACGCTGATCGAGCGCGGCACCATCGGCGGCACCTGCGTCAATGTCGGCTGTGTGCCGTCCAAGATCATGATCCGCGCCGCCCACATCGCCCATCTGCGCCGGGAAAGCCCGTTCGATGGCGGTATTGCGGCAACTGTGCCTACGATTGACCGCAGTAAGCTGCTGGCCCAGCAGCAGGCCCGCGTCGACGAACTGCGGCACGCCAAGTACGAAGGCATCCTGGGCGGTAATCCGGCCATCACCGTTGTGCACGGTGAGGCGCGCTTCAAGGACGACCAGAGCCTTACCGTCCGTTTGAACGAGGGTGGCGAGCGCGTCGTGATGTTCGACCGCTGCCTGGTCGCCACGGGTGCCAGCCCGGCGGTCCCGCCGATTCCGGGCTTGAAAGAGTCACCCTACTGGACTTCCACCGAGGCCCTGGCGAGCGACACCATTCCCGAACGCCTTGCCGTAATCGGCTCGTCGGTGGTGGCGCTGGAGCTGGCGCAAGCCTTTGCCCGGCTGGGCAGCAAGGTCACGGTCCTGGCGCGCAATACCTTGTTCTTCCGTGAAGACCCGGCCATCGGCGAGGCGGTGACAGCCGCTTTCCGTGCCGAGGGCATCGAGGTGCTGGAGCACACGCAAGCCAGCCAGGTCGCCCATATGGACGGTGAATTCGTGCTGACCACCACGCACGGTGAATTGCGCGCCGACAAACTGCTGGTTGCCACCGGTCGGACACCGAACACGCGCAGCCTCGCGCTGGACGCAGCGGGGGTCACTGTCAATGCGCAAGGTGCCATCGCCATCGACCAAGGCATGCGCACGAGCAACCCGAACATCTACGCGGCCGGCGACTGCACCGACCAGCCGCAGTTCGTCTATGTGGCGGCAGCGGCCGGCACCCGTGCCGCGATCAACATGACCGGCGGCGATGCGGCGCTCGACCTGACCGCAATGCCGGCCGTGGTGTTCACCGATCCGCAAGTGGCGACCGTGGGCTACAGCGAGGCGGAAGCCCACCACGACGGGATCGAGACCGACAGCCGCACCTTGACCTTGGACAACGTGCCGCGTGCGCTCGCCAACTTCGACACACGCGGCTTCATCAAGTTGGTTATCGAGGAAGGCAGCCATCGGCTGATCGGCGTACAGGCGGTCGCGCCGGAAGCGGGTGAACTGATCCAGACGGCGGCTCTGGCCATTCGCAACCGCATGACGGTGCAGGAACTGGCCGACCAGTTGTTCCCCTACCTGACGATGGTCGAGGGGTTGAAGCTCGCGGCGCAGACCTTCAACAAGGATGTGAAGCAGCTTTCCTGCTGCGCCGGGTGA
- the merD gene encoding mercury resistance co-regulator MerD encodes MNAYTVSRLALDAGVSVHIVRDYLLRGLLRPVACTPGGYGLFDDAALQRLCFVRAAFEAGIGLDALARLCRALDAADGDEAAAQLALLRQFVERRREALADLEVQLATLPTEPAQHAESLP; translated from the coding sequence ATGAACGCCTACACGGTGTCCCGGCTGGCTCTTGATGCCGGGGTGAGCGTGCATATCGTGCGCGACTACCTGCTGCGCGGATTGCTGCGCCCGGTGGCGTGCACACCAGGCGGCTACGGCTTGTTCGATGACGCCGCCTTGCAACGGCTGTGCTTCGTGCGGGCGGCCTTCGAGGCGGGCATCGGCCTCGACGCGCTGGCGCGGCTGTGCCGGGCGCTGGATGCGGCGGACGGCGACGAAGCGGCCGCGCAGCTTGCCCTGCTGCGTCAGTTCGTCGAGCGTCGGCGCGAAGCGTTGGCCGATCTGGAAGTGCAGTTGGCCACCCTGCCGACCGAGCCGGCACAGCACGCGGAGAGTCTGCCATGA
- the merE gene encoding broad-spectrum mercury transporter MerE: protein MNNPERLPSETHKPITGYLWGGLAVLTCPCHLPILAVVLAGTTAGAFLGEHWVIAALGLTGLFLLSLSRALRAFRERE from the coding sequence ATGAACAACCCCGAGCGCTTGCCGTCCGAGACGCACAAACCGATCACCGGCTACCTGTGGGGCGGACTGGCTGTGCTGACTTGCCCCTGCCACCTGCCCATCCTCGCTGTCGTGCTGGCCGGCACAACCGCCGGTGCTTTCCTCGGCGAGCATTGGGTCATCGCGGCGCTCGGTTTGACCGGCCTGTTCCTTCTGTCCCTGTCGCGGGCGTTGCGGGCATTCAGGGAAAGAGAATGA
- a CDS encoding DUF3330 domain-containing protein, translating to MSAFRPDGWTTPELAQAVERGQLELHYQPVVDLRSGGIVGAEALLRWRHPTLGLLPPGQFLPVVESSGLMPEIGAWVLGEACRQMRDWRMLAWRPFRLAVNVSASQVGPDFDGWVKGVLADAELPAEYLEIELTESVAFGDPAIFPALDALRQIGVRFAADDFGTGYSCLQHLKCCPISTLKIDQSFVAGLANDRRDQTIVHTVIQLAHGLGMDVVAEGVETSASLDLLRQADCDTGQGFLFAKPMPAAAFAVFVSQWRGATMNASDSTTTSCCVCCKEIPLDAAFTPEGAEYVEHFCGLECYQRFEARAKTGNETDADPNACDSLPSD from the coding sequence ATGAGCGCTTTCCGGCCGGATGGATGGACGACGCCGGAACTGGCCCAAGCGGTCGAGCGCGGGCAGCTTGAACTGCACTACCAGCCCGTCGTCGATCTGCGCAGTGGTGGGATTGTCGGCGCGGAAGCCCTGTTGCGCTGGCGTCATCCGACGCTTGGACTATTGCCACCGGGCCAGTTCCTGCCCGTGGTCGAATCGTCCGGCCTGATGCCTGAAATCGGCGCTTGGGTGCTGGGCGAAGCCTGCCGCCAGATGCGTGACTGGCGAATGCTGGCATGGCGACCGTTCCGGCTGGCCGTCAATGTTTCGGCGAGCCAAGTGGGACCGGACTTCGACGGGTGGGTAAAGGGCGTGCTGGCTGATGCCGAGTTGCCCGCCGAGTATCTCGAAATCGAGCTGACCGAATCGGTCGCGTTTGGTGATCCGGCGATCTTCCCCGCCCTGGACGCCTTGCGGCAGATCGGTGTGCGCTTCGCCGCCGATGACTTCGGGACGGGGTATTCCTGTCTGCAACATCTGAAGTGCTGCCCAATCAGCACGCTCAAGATCGACCAATCGTTTGTCGCCGGGCTCGCCAACGACCGCCGCGACCAAACCATCGTGCACACCGTGATTCAGCTTGCGCACGGGCTGGGCATGGATGTGGTGGCTGAAGGCGTGGAAACATCGGCGAGTCTTGATCTATTGCGACAAGCGGACTGCGACACAGGACAAGGCTTCCTGTTCGCGAAGCCAATGCCGGCGGCGGCATTCGCCGTCTTCGTCAGTCAATGGAGGGGTGCCACCATGAATGCAAGTGACTCGACCACCACCAGTTGCTGCGTGTGCTGCAAGGAAATCCCGCTCGATGCCGCCTTCACCCCGGAAGGCGCGGAATACGTCGAGCACTTCTGCGGGTTGGAGTGTTATCAACGCTTCGAAGCGCGTGCCAAGACAGGGAACGAAACCGATGCCGATCCGAACGCCTGCGACTCGCTACCGTCAGATTGA
- a CDS encoding recombinase family protein yields MQGQRIGYVRVSSFDQNPERQLEHVEVGKVFTDKASGKDTQRPELDSLLAFVREGDTVVVHSMDRLARNLDDLRRLVQKLTKRGVRIEFVKESLTFTGEDSPMANLMLSVMGAFAEFERALIRERQREGIALAKQRGAYRGRKKALSPEQVADLRQRAAAGEQKAKLAREFGVSRETLYQYLRADQ; encoded by the coding sequence TTGCAGGGTCAACGCATCGGCTACGTCCGGGTCAGCAGCTTCGACCAGAACCCGGAACGGCAACTTGAACACGTCGAAGTCGGCAAGGTGTTCACCGACAAGGCGTCGGGCAAGGACACCCAGCGGCCCGAGCTTGATTCGCTGCTGGCCTTCGTGCGCGAAGGCGACACCGTGGTGGTTCACAGCATGGATCGCTTGGCGCGCAACCTCGATGACTTGCGCCGCCTCGTGCAAAAGCTCACCAAGCGCGGCGTGCGCATCGAGTTCGTCAAGGAGAGCCTGACCTTCACCGGCGAGGATTCGCCGATGGCGAACCTGATGCTGTCGGTCATGGGGGCGTTCGCTGAATTCGAGCGGGCCTTGATCCGCGAGCGGCAGAGGGAAGGCATCGCGCTCGCCAAGCAACGCGGAGCCTACCGGGGCCGCAAGAAAGCGCTGTCGCCCGAACAGGTAGCCGATCTGCGGCAGCGGGCCGCCGCCGGCGAACAAAAAGCGAAGCTGGCCCGCGAGTTTGGTGTCAGCCGGGAGACCCTGTATCAATACTTGAGAGCGGATCAGTAA